In Chelonia mydas isolate rCheMyd1 chromosome 19, rCheMyd1.pri.v2, whole genome shotgun sequence, the following are encoded in one genomic region:
- the AHDC1 gene encoding AT-hook DNA-binding motif-containing protein 1 isoform X5 produces the protein MRVKPPGPVVTSGAIRSSPDYVREPKFYQAGHPGQRPAACPAEKALSCSVLSFPEGSCPVLGREHQSGSLLHGDPADRCQSLHALGPTKGEDFSSTNALGCASDPRILVGGLDETATHDRAPKTFSNATLASGRCNVDNIVSLLKSKCGNGRINLHPVVQLIDIMKDLNRLSEDLKNSGVHLDCGNLRLNSHPAPSEESWTPASAGDRDLQYSFFSSATLANSIRSPEERVAQCNAKPEPPRQTHPAPSEEEMEGGRESPQPPGCQSSAAPASKPPGNPDEASCSEPDTTDYSELADADILSELASLGCPGAQLLESQSLEPQPQLLSAQELDSQSQLLDSQSLESQPRLLDAQTLDPLPESLELQSLEPLPESLGLQSLEPLSESLELQSLEPLSESLELQSLEPLSEPLGLQALDTLPESLDPQLLDSQAQLLDPEAQLLDPPSLGPLPKLLEPQPQLMAAEPLGSHPLQPRLSSCQLGEVMKRGSCAGRGAGRGGDDHRKYALRRTDKPKMLGRRRRAGRGRRVEVSAESRVLPLAMPAELAPGPPEPSVSILLAAPAPEADDVQKAALQAKKGKCRGVRKMVVKMAKIPVSLGRRNKTTYKVSSLSSNLSVEGKELTARTSMEPTPLLKMKNNGRNVVVVFPPGEMPIILKRKRGRPPKNLLLGPGKPKEPTPEVKKRRRRKQKLASPQPSYIADTNDSKADYSDVLAKLAFLNRQSQCSGRCSPPRCWTPSEPESIHQAPDTQSISHFLHRVQGFRRRGGKAGGFGGRGGGHAARSSRCSFSDFFEGIGKKKKAPAAVHADPVHPRKRGRPEPDPLGKPKRKRRARKNGVLFPEQNPSQNFSDSTSEWAGDKGSPWAPHHSHLSSQASRNCSYQGAESRAFHSSALESSSSSRAGFFTGSNPSSQTEVNQERHNLFTGYFRSLLDSDDSSDLLDFALSASRSESRKSSATYTAPPNTMPSQRGLASYPGRSAKVTPTAATTTEAPFHAVLPSRQSFSHSRAAGYGVSQAASDCRGTDAFQKLVPPSAVSRSPTAHPTATASYAQYGSYGSGQSVTASSMFQPGKQYPAAQDCPNNKDCSFAYGSGNSLPSSPSSAHSAGYAQQTVGPSLPLSKASFFTSSEPGQFSGSSHTPLRCDSRASTVSPGGYMVPKGSASFQPSSENCRQFPSAAQWTFRQGYGGLDWSSEAFSQLYNPGFECHINEPNVILDISNYTPQKAKQQTVSETFSESSSDSTQFNQPAGYRRANSEASSSEGQSSLSSLEKLMMDWNEASSAPGYNWNQSVLFQSSSKPGRGRRKKVDMFDASHLNFSSSSSSSSVYPSKRSTGPRQPRGSRGACASKKERGTGKAKFPTKAQQVNALFQESTDLGLDYYSGDSSMSPLPSQSRGFGLGEREPGDYAGPYSMNPSTPSDGTFVQGFQSDSPGLGQTDLESKHFPALPHQLATPAQQTVFEASLQKAFSPNCSPTLAFKEDLRPSDIRKLPACESLKHSMPGSGLPHPAHMACRDLPMPQPLYDSPSCKNPSYWYSPNSSTRSPPYDNKAGAGLLVDFMGRADTSCLNPHLSNTNTSKGEKEPLEMARAHHRGAYACPLMNDLNISPVPRDSMLQLQDNYRYPSFPPQGHPIMAAAQKSGFLGPMVEQHPEDTFTVTSL, from the coding sequence ATGCGCGTGAAGCCCCCAGGCCCAGTGGTGACATCTGGTGCCATCCGCAGCTCACCTGACTACGTCCGCGAGCCCAAGTTCTACCAGGCAGGGCATCCTGGGCAGAGGCCAGCAGCGTGCCCAGCAGAGAAGGCCTTATCCTGCAGCGTGCTGAGCTTCCCTGAGGGTTCCTGCCCGGTGCTGGGCAGGGAGCACCAGTCCGGCTCGCTGCTCCATGGGGACCCGGCCGACAGGTGCCAGAGCCTCCACGCCCTTGGTCCCACCAAGGGAGAGGACTTCTCCTCGACCAACGCTTTGGGCTGTGCCAGTGACCCCCGGATCCTGGTGGGGGGCCTGGATGAGACAGCCACCCACGACCGCGCCCCCAAGACCTTCTCCAATGCGACGTTGGCCTCTGGCCGCTGCAACGTCGACAACATCGTCTCGCTGCTGAAGAGCAAGTGTGGCAACGGGAGAATCAACCTCCACCCGGTGGTGCAGCTGATCGACATCATGAAGGACCTCAACCGGCTCTCCGAGGACCTGAAGAACAGCGGCGTCCACCTGGACTGCGGCAACCTGCGGCTTAACAGCCACCCGGCCCCGAGTGAGGAGAGCTGGACGCCGGCCAGCGCCGGGGACCGAGATCTCCAGTACAGCTTCTTCTCCTCGGCCACGCTGGCCAACAGCATTCGCAGCCCGGAGGAGAGGGTGGCACAGTGCAACGCCAAACCCGAGCCACCCAGGCAGACTCACCCAGCCCCCtctgaggaggagatggaggggggcagagaaagTCCCCAGCCGCCAGGATGCCAGAGCAGCGCTGCCCCGGCCTCGAAGCCACCCGGCAACCCAGACGAAGCCAGCTGCTCCGAGCCAGACACCACGGATTACTCTGAGCTGGCTGACGCAGATATACTGAGCGAACTGGCCTCTCTGGGCTGCCCAGGGGCCCAGTTGCTGGAGTCTCAGTCtctggagccccagccccagttGCTGTCAGCCCAGGAGCTCGATTCCCAGTCCCAGTTACTAGATTCGCAGTCTCTCGAGTCCCAGCCTCGGCTACTAGATGCCCAGACTCTGGATCCCCTGCCCGAGTCCTTGGAGCTGCAGAGTCTAGAGCCGCTGCCAGAGTCGCTGGGGCTCCAGTCTCTAGAGCCCTTGTCCGAGTCTCTGGAGCTCCAATCTCTAGAGCCCTTGTCGGAGTCTCTGGAGCTTCAGTCCCTGGAGCCCCTGTCTGAGCCTCTGGGACTCCAGGCCCTGGATACTCTGCCCGAATCACTGGACCCCCAGCTCTTAGACTCCCAAGCCCAGCTGCTAGATCCCGAGGCCCAGTTACTGGACCCTCCGTCTCTAGGGCCCCTGCCCAAGTTGCTGGAGCCGCAGCCCCAGCTCATGGCAGCCGAACCCCTGGGGTCCCATCCGCTCCAGCCCCGCCTCAGTAGCTGCCAGCTGGGGGAGGTGATGAAGCGGGGCTCCTgcgcggggcggggcgcggggcggggcggggacgACCACCGGAAATACGCGCTGCGCAGAACAGACAAACCAAAGATGctcgggcggcggcggcgggcggggCGGGGTCGGAGGGTGGAGGTCTCTGCCGAGAGCCGAGTCCTTCCCCTGGCCATGCCAGCGGAGCTAGCCCCGGGGCCGCCCGAGCCCAGCGTATCCATCCTGCTGGCGGCTCCCGCCCCGGAGGCCGACGACGTCCAGAAGGCCGCCCTGCAGGCCAAGAAGGGCAAATGCCGCGGGGTGCGCAAGATGGTGGTGAAGATGGCCAAGATCCCCGTCTCCTTGGGGAGGAGGAACAAGACCACCTACAAGGTCTCCTCCCTCAGCAGCAACCTGAGCGTGGAGGGCAAGGAGCTGACGGCCCGCACGTCCATGGAGCCCACCCCGCTGCTGAAGATGAAGAACAATGGCCGCAATGTGGTGGTGGTCTTCCCCCCTGGGGAGATGCCCATCATCCTGAAGCGCAAACGGGGGCGGCCCCCCAAAAACCTGCTGCTGGGGCCGGGCAAGCCCAAGGAGCCCACCCCGGAggtgaagaagaggaggaggaggaagcagaagcTGGCCTCGCCCCAGCCCTCCTACATCGCCGACACCAACGACAGCAAGGCCGACTACTCGGATGTGCTGGCCAAGCTGGCCTTCCTGAACCGGCAGAGCCAATGCTCAGGGCGCTGCTCCCCACCACGCTGCTGGACCCCCAGTGAGCCCGAGTCCATCCACCAGGCCCCCGACACACAGAGCATCTCCCACTTCCTGCACAGGGTACAGGGCTTCCGCCGGCGCGGGGGCAAGGCGGGGGGCTTTGGCGGCCGGGGAGGGGGCCATGCCGCCCGCTCGTCCCGCTGTTCCTTCAGCGACTTCTTTGAGGGCATCGGGAAGAAGAAGAAGGCCCCCGCGGCTGTGCACGCCGACCCCGTCCACCCGCGCAAGAGGGGCCGGCCAGAGCCGGATCCCTTGGGGAAGCCCAAGCGGAAGAGGCGAGCCCGCAAGAATGGGGTGCTCTTTCCAGAGCAGAACCCCAGCCAGAACTTCAGTGACAGCACCTCGGAGTGGGCCGGGGACAAGGGGAGCCCGTGGGCGCCCCACCACAGCCACCTCTCCAGCCAGGCTAGCAGGAACTGCAGCTACCAAGGTGCAGAGTCCCGGGCGTTCCACTCCTCGGCGCTGGAGTCCAGCTCTTCCAGCCGGGCCGGCTTCTTCACCGGGAGCAACCCATCCTCCCAGACGGAGGTCAACCAGGAGAGGCACAACCTCTTCACCGGCTACTTCCGCTCCCTGCTGGACTCGGACGACTCCTCGGACCTGCTGGACTTTGCCCTCTCGGCCTCGCGGTCCGAGTCCCGGAAGTCCTCAGCCACCTACACAGCCCCGCCCAACACCATGCCCAGCCAGCGGGGCCTGGCCTCCTACCCAGGCAGGAGTGCCAAAGTCACAcccactgctgccaccaccactgaGGCACCCTTCCACGCGGTCCTGCCAAGCCGGCAGTCCTTCTCCCACAGCCGGGCAGCCGGCTACGGGGTCTCCCAGGCCGCCTCAGACTGCCGCGGGACCGACGCTTTCCAGAAGCTGGTGCCACCCTCGGCCGTCTCCAGGTCGCCCACCGCTCACCCCACCGCCACCGCCAGCTACGCCCAGTACGGCAGCTACGGCTCGGGGCAGAGTGTGACGGCCTCCAGCATGTTCCAGCCGGGAAAGCAGTACCCCGCTGCCCAAGACTGTCCCAACAACAAGGACTGCAGCTTCGCCTACGGCAGCGGGAACAGCCTCCCTTCGTCCCCCAGCAGCGCCCACAGCGCCGGCTACGCCCAGCAGACAGTGGGGCCCAGCTTGCCGCTCAGCAAGGCCTCCTTCTTCACCAGCTCTGAGCCAGGCCAGTTCTCCGGCTCCTCACACACGCCCCTAAGGTGCGACAGCCGGGCCAGCACCGTGTCACCCGGCGGCTACATGGTCCCCAAAGGTTCGGCTTCTTTCCAACCCTCGTCCGAGAACTGCCGACAGTTCCCCAGCGCTGCCCAGTGGACTTTCCGACAAGGCTACGGTGGGCTGGACTGGAGCTCCGAGGCCTTCAGCCAGCTCTATAACCCGGGCTTCGAGTGCCACATCAACGAACCCAACGTCATCCTGGACATCTCCAACTACACCCCCCAGAAGGCCAAGCAGCAGACGGTCTCGGAGACCTTCTCTGAGTCCTCCTCCGACAGCACCCAGTTCAACCAGCCAGCTGGGTACAGGCGGGCCAACAGCGAGGCCTCGTCCAGCGAAGGCCAGTCCAGCCTGTCCAGCTTGGAGAAGCTCATGATGGACTGGAACGAGGCCTCCTCGGCCCCGGGTTACAACTGGAACCAGAGCGTCCTGTTCCAAAGCAGCTCCAAGCCCGGGCGGGGAAGGCGGAAGAAGGTGGATATGTTCGACGCCTCCCATCTgaacttctcctcctcttcctcctcctcctcagtgtATCCGTCCAAGAGGAGCACGGGGCCCAGGCAACCACGAGGCTCCCGCGGGGCCTGCGCCTCCAAGAAGGAGCGGGGCACGGGGAAGGCCAAGTTCCCCACCAAAGCCCAGCAGGTCAACGCGCTGTTTCAAGAGAGCACGGACTTGGGGCTGGATTATTACAGCGGTgacagcagcatgtccccgctcccctcccaatCCCGGGGCTTCGGGCTCGGCGAGCGAGAGCCGGGCGACTACGCTGGGCCCTACTCCATGAACCCCTCCACCCCTTCGGACGGGACCTTCGTCCAAGGCTTTCAGAGCGATTCCCCCGGCCTGGGCCAGACGGACTTGGAGAGCAAACACTTCCCCGCCCTGCCACACCAGCTGGCTACCCCAGCCCAGCAGACTGTGTTCGAGGCCAGCTTGCAGAAAGCCTTCTCGCCCAACTGCTCCCCGACCCTGGCCTTCAAGGAGGACCTGCGGCCGAGCGACATCCGCAAGCTGCCGGCCTGCGAATCACTCAAGCACAGCATGCCGGGGAGCGGCCTGCCCCACCCCGCGCACATGGCCTGCCGAGACCTCCCCATGCCTCAGCCCCTCTACGACTCCCCCAGCTGCAAAAACCCCAGCTACTGGTACTCACCCAACTCCAGCACCAGGAGCCCCCCCTACGACAACAAAGCCGGGGCCGGCCTGCTGGTGGACTTCATGGGGAGGGCTGACACCTCCTGCCTCAACCCCCACCTGAGCAACACCAACACCTCCAAGGGCGAGAAGGAGCCCCTCGAGATGGCCAGGGCTCACCACCGGGGGGCGTACGCTTGCCCCTTGATGAATGACTTGAATATCTCCCCAGTACCGAGAGACTCTATGTTGCAGCTGCAGGACAACTACAGGTACCCGAGCTTCCCGCCCCAAGGGCATCCGATCATGGCCGCGGCCCAGAAGAGCGGGTTTTTGGGTCCAATGGTAGAGCAACACCCCGAGGACACTTTTACAGTCACCTCATTGTAG